GCGTCGCGCGGGCCGGCTTCGCGGTAGAAGATCTGCATTCCGTCGACATCGGCGAAGCGATGCGCCACCGCGTGGGCATCGGCGGTCAGCGTGGGCGTGGAACTGCGTTCGGTCATGCAGCCCATGCTGCACGCCGATGCGCGGCGGCGGTTGTAGGCGCCGACTGATGCGCGGCGTCGGACGCCCGCAATGCGGGCGGCGGCTTGCGATCAGGCCAGCAGGTCGCTCAGCGTGCGCGCGATCACCTTGGTGGCGCGGCGCAGGTCTTCGAGCACCACGCGCTCGTCGCTGCGCTTGGCGTTCGATTCGAGCACGGTGCGCGGGCCCGCGCCGTAGATCACGCCCGGAATGCCGGCTTCGCCATACAGGCGCACGTCGGTGTACAGCGGCGTGCCCATGGCCTTGATCGGCTCGCCGAACAGTTCCTGGCCGTGCTTCTGGATGGCGTCGACCAGCGGCTTGTTGCCTGCCAGCGGCTTCATCGAATTGGCGAGCAGCAGGCGCTTGATGTCGACCGTGATGCCGATGCTCTCGGCCGCGGCATCGGCAATCACCTGGCGGATCGTGGCTTCGACCTCGACCGGGTTCTCTTCGGGGATCATGCGGCGGTCGAGCTTGAACACCACCTTGCCCGGCACCACGTTGGTGTTGGTGCCGCCTTCGATGCGGCCGACGTTGAGGTAGGGGTGCGTGATGCCCTCGACCTTCGACGTCACCTGCTGGTAGAGCGTGTTCTGTGCGTAGAGCGCATTGAGGATCTTCACCGCACCCTGCAGCGCATCGACGCCGCTGGTCGGAATGGCCGCATGGGCCATCTTGCCGTGCACCGTCACTTCCATCTGCAGGCAGCCGTTGTGCGCGGTGACCACTTCGTAGCTGAAGCCGGCTGCGATCATCAGGTCGGGCTTGGTGAGGCCCTGCTTGAGCAGCCAGCCCGGGCCGAGGATGCCGCCGAATTCCTCGTCGTAGGTGAAGTGCAGTTCGACGCTGCCCTTCGTTGGCTTGGCCACGGCTTCGAGCGCGCGCAGCGCGAAGGTGAAGCTTGCGAAGTCGCTCTTGCTCACGGCGGCGGCGCGGCCGTAGAGGCTGCCGTCGGCAATCTCGCCGCCGTACGGATCGTGCGTCCAGCCTTCGCCCGGGGGCACCACGTCGCCGTGCGCATTGAGCGCCACGGTGCGGCCTTCGTTGCCGTACTTGCGGCGCACGATCAGGTTGGTGATCGATTCGAGGCCGTAGTCCTTCACTTCCTGCGTCGGCACGGCGTGTTTCTCGGCGTCGAGGCCGAAGTCCTTCAGCAGCTCGGCCGTGCGCTCGGCATGCGGCGCATTGTTGCCGGGCGGCGTGTCGGTGGGCACGCGCACCAGTTCTTGCAGGAACCGCACTTCCTCGTCGAAGTGGGCGTCGATCCAGGCGTCGAGCTTGGCGTAGTCGGTCATGTGTCTTCTTTTCAGTGGGCTTGTTCGGTGGCGAGGTTGTCCAGCAGATGCTGGAAGGCCTGCACCGCGAGCTGGATGTCGTCGTTGGTGCTCGATTCGAGCGGGTTGTGGCTGATGCCCGAGTTGATGCCGCGCACGAAGAGCATGGCCTGCGGCATCACCTCGTGCAGCTTCATCGCGTCGTGGCCGGCGCCGCTGGGCATGCGAAAGAGCGGCACGCCGAGCGATTCGACCGCCTTTTCCCAGCGCTGCTGCCATTCGGGCGCGCTGGGCGCGGCGGCTGCGCGCATGGCCTCCTCGATCACGAAGCGCACGCCGCGGCGGTCGGCAATCTCTTGCAGCGCGGCCACCACGTCGCGCACCACGGCGTCGCGCTGCGGATCGTTGGGCGCGCGGATATCCAGGCTGAACTTGCAGCGTCCGGGCACCACGTTGATCGAGCCGCTCGGCACTTCGAGCATGCCCACGGTGGCGACGGAGTCGCCGTCCTTCGCTGCGCGCTGCTCGGCGAAGAGGATCAGCTCGGCCACCGCGGCGGCGGCATCGCGGCGCCGGCCCATCGGCGTGGTGCCGGCATGGCTGGCCATGCCGATCATCTCGCCCACGTAGCGCACGCCGCCATTGATGGAGGTGACGATGCCCAGGGGAATGTCGAGCTCGGTGAGCACAGGGCCCTGCTCGATGTGCACCTCGACAAAGCCGAGGTAGCGTGCCGGATCGCGCTGGATCTTCGGGATGTCTTCCTGCTTCAGGCCGGCGTGCTGCATTGCCTCGCGCATCGTGATGCCGTCGGCATCCTTCTGGTCGAGCCAGCGCGGGTCGAAGTGGCCGATGAGCGCGCCCGAGCCCAGGAAGGTGGCCTTGTAGCGCTGGCCTTCTTCTTCGGCGAAGCCGACCACCTCGAACGCGAACGGCAGGCGCCTGCCCTGGCGCGCGAGTTCGCGCACGCAGGCTACGGCCACGAAGATGCCCAGGCGTCCGTCGTACTTGCCGCCGTTGCGCACGGTGTCGTAATGCGAGCCGGTGAGCAGCGCCTTCGCGTCGGGCGTGGCCCCTTCATAGCGGCCGACCACATTGCCGACCGCATCGATGTGCACCGAGTCGAAACCGCAATCGCGCATCAGGCCCGAGATCTGCGCGGCGCAGGCGCGGTGCGCGTCGGTCAGGTAGGTGACGGTGAGCTGGCCCTTCTCGGCATAGCCCGGATCGGTGTGCACCGAGAGCGCTTCCTGCCAGTCCCAGACGTCGTTGCCGAGCGAGACGTCGGCGCCGAACTTGTCGTCGAGCCGGATCTCGGCGATGCGGTGGATGTTGCGCAGCGCCTCGCCAAGCTCGAAGGCCGGGTGATGGTGCAGCCGGCGCTCGAAGGTGTCGATGATCTCGCGCTTGGAAAGCCCGGTGCCGCGCGGCCCGCGCACCGCGAGGATGAACGGGAAGCCGAACTTGGCGTTGTAGTCGGCATTGAGCTGCTGGATTTTTGCGAACTCTTCGGGCGTGCAGTCGGTGAGGCCGGCCCTGCCTTGCTCATGGGTCGATTCGGCCGTGAGCGTCTTGCTGACCATGGCCTTGCCCGCGAGTTCGGGGTGGGCGCGGATCAGGCCCAGCTGTTCGTCGGCCGAGGCCGATGCCACCGCCTTCACGAGCGCGTGCTTCAGCTGTGCGAGCGAGCGGAACGGGCGCACCGCGAGCGCGCGCTCGGCGATCCACGGCGAATGTTCGTAGGTGCCGTCGAGCAGCGCCAGGGCATCGGCCGGCGTTGCTGCGTTCAGTTGGTCGAGGGTCAGGCTCATGACGGGTCTCCTGTGGCGGCCGCTTCGAAGGGATGAACCTGCTTCCAGTGGCGCGCGATGTCCAGGCGCCGGCAGACCCACACGTCCTCGTGCTGGCCGATGTGATCGAGAAAGCGCTGCAGCGCGGTGATGCGGCCGGGCCGCCCGAGCAGGCGGCAGTGCATGCCGATGCTCATCATCTTGGGGCTGTTGTCGCCTTGCGGATCGCCTTCGGCATAGAGCGCGTCGAAGCTGTCCTTCATGTACTGGAAGAACGGATCGGCGTGCGAGTAGCCCTGCGGCAGCGCAAAGCGCATGTCGTTGCAGTCGAGCGTGTAGGGCACGATGAGCTGCGGCACCACGGTGCCGTCGGTCTTCTGCACCTTCATCCAGAAGGGCAGATCGTCGCCGTAGTAGTCGCTGTCGTACTCGAAGCCGCCGTAGTCGGCCACGAGGCGGCGCGTGCGCGGGCTGTCGCGGCCGGTGTACCAGCCCAGGGCGCGTTCGCCCGTGAGCTTCTCGATGGCTTCCAGCCCCAAGCGCATGTGTTCGCGCTCGGTGGCTTCGTCGAGGTTCTGGTAGTGGATCCAGCGCCAGCCGTGGCAGGCGATCTCGTGGCCCAGTTCCTTGAAGGCCGCGGCCAGCTCGGGGTAGCGCTCCAGCGCCATGCCCACGCCGAACACGGTGAGCGGCACGCCGCGCTTCTCGAACTCGCGCAGGATGCGCCACACGCCCGCACGCGAGCCGTATTCGTAGATGCCTTCCATGCTGATGTGCCGGTCCGGGAAGCTCGCCGGATTGAACATCTCGGAGAGGAACTGCTCGGAGCCCGCGTCGCCATGCAGCGTGGCGTTCTCTGCGCCCTCTTCGTAGTTGAGGACGAACTGCACCGCAATGCGCGCGCCGCCCGGCCATTGGGCATGCGGCGGATTGCGGCCGTAGCCGACGAGGTCGCGCGGGTAGGGCAGGGTGGTGTCGTAGACGGTCATAGGCTTTTCAGGACAGTGCAAGCGAGATGTCGTTGGTTGGAACCTTGCGGTCGAAGGTCAGGTTGGCCTCGACGTGTTCCAGGTGTTCGGTCATGAGGCGCACGGCGCGCTCCTCGTCGCGCGCGGCCAGCGCCTTCACGATGTCGGCGTGCTCGTCGTTGGAGTGCTCGGCCGCGCTGGTGCTCTGGTACATCAGCGTGATGAGGGCGCAGCGCGAGATCAGCTCGCCGAGGATCTGCGCCAGCACCTGGTTGCCCATGAGCTCGGCCATGCGCACGTGGAAGTCGCCGAGCAGCTCGGTGCGGCCCGAGATGTCCTCGCCCGACACGGCGGACTTCTCGAGCGCCACGTGTTCCTTGAGCGCCTTGATCTTGGCCGGCGTGACGGTGCGCACGAACTCTCGCGTCATCTCGGCCTCGAGCATGCGGCGCACCGCGAACACCTGCCTGGCCTCGTCGACGGCCGGCGTTGCCACGAAGGCGCCGCGCGCGGGCTCCAGGCGGATGAGCTTGTTCTGCGAGAGCTGGAACAGCGCCTGGCGCACCAGCGTGCGCGACACGCCGAAGTGGTCGGCCAGCTTCTGCTCGGCCAGCTTGGTGCCGGGCTGCAGCCGGTGCTCGACGATCGCCTTGGTGAGCGCGTCGACGATCGAACGGGTGGTGGAGGACTCCATGTTTTTCATGATAGACCCAAAGCCGGTAACTGTATACACTTTTGTCCACCGGAATTTCCCGCACCCGATTCCATCATTGAAGGAGCGCCCCATGGGCTTGAGCACTCACGTACTGGACACGATGCACGGCGGCCCCGCGGCCGGCATGGAGGTGGCGCTTTACACCACCCAAGGCGACGCCGCCACGCTGGTGAAACGCTTCACGCTGAATTCGGACGGCCGCAGCGACGCGCCGCTCTACGACAACCACTCGCTCAAGGTCGGCACCTACCGGCTGGTGTTCGACGTGGCGGCTTACTTCAAGGCGCGCGGCGTCAAGCTGCCCGAGCCCAACTTCCTGAACAAGGTGTCGCTGGACTTCGGCGTGGCGCACACCGACCAGCACTACCACGTGCCGCTGCTCGTGAGCCCGTGGAGCTACTCCACCTACCGCGGGTCGTGACTCGCTCTTGTCCTCAGCAGCTTCGTGGAACACCGCGGAACCGGCTTTGCCGGGCCGCTGGTGTTGCCCCCGGCGAGGGGGTTGGCGGAGCGACACGAAGTGCGCGAAGACTGGGGGAGAGCCAGTTACTGCTGCCCTTCGGTCAGGGTATCGAGTTGGAAGCGCCCGCTCTTGTCCCAGAGCCAGGTGTCGGTCCAGGTGACCGCACCGAGGCGCGTGGCGGAGGGGAAGGGCGAGGCCTGCAGCACGGCGCGCTCGATTTCGGCGATGACCTCGGGCGCATGCTTGGGCGCGCGCATCCAATGCAGCGACACCACCTTGCCGCCGGCGTCGAGATTCACCTGCAGCGTGCCGACGGCATAGAGCATGGGCGGCAGCTGGCCGCTGTAGATGCGGGACCTGTTGGCTTCGTAGACGTGGCGCGCGGCGTCGCGGCGGTACTCGCGCGCGGTGGCCGCATTCGATGGGCGCGGCACGGCGCCGGCGACGGCTGCCGCCGCGCGCGGCTCGGTCTTGGTTTCGCTCAATTGGCCGGGAACGGCCCCGGGACTGCCGCAGCCGGCGAGCCAGAGCGAGGAAGAAAGAACGGATGCCGCCAATGCAAGGCGGCGCGGCGTAAGCTGACGTTTCATCGTCGGGTTATACCGTGAGTCTCGTGCAAACCCGCAACCGAAGGTATCGGAAATGAACGGCATGGTCGATCAGCTGCTGGCCCGTCTCGCGCGCGAAGACGCGGTGCTGGTGCGCGTCGAATCCACGCAGGGCTCGGCGCCGCGCGAGGCCGGCACCTGGATGGCGGTGTGGGCCGAAAGGCTCACGGGCACCATCGGCGGCGGCCAGCTCGAGTTCCAGGCCACGCAGGAGGCGCGCGAATTGCTCCACGGCCAGCGCGCCATCGATGGCGTCCAGCGCTATCCGCTCGGCCCGAGCCTGGGCCAATGCTGCGGCGGCGTGGTGTTTCTCTCTTACCGCCGCATCACGGCGGCCGATGCGCCGGCACTGCAGCGCGAACTGGTCGCGCAACTCGAACCCGTGGCGCTGTTCGGCGGCGGCCACGTGGGTGCCGCGCTCGCGCGGCTGCTGGCCGGCCTGCCGTTTTCGGTGCGCTGGATCGATAGCCGCGACGGCGTGTTCCCCGATGCACTGCCGGCGCAGATCGAGACCGAGCATTCCGAGCCCGTGCAGGACGCCGTGGCCG
This genomic window from Variovorax paradoxus contains:
- a CDS encoding M20 family metallopeptidase, with amino-acid sequence MTDYAKLDAWIDAHFDEEVRFLQELVRVPTDTPPGNNAPHAERTAELLKDFGLDAEKHAVPTQEVKDYGLESITNLIVRRKYGNEGRTVALNAHGDVVPPGEGWTHDPYGGEIADGSLYGRAAAVSKSDFASFTFALRALEAVAKPTKGSVELHFTYDEEFGGILGPGWLLKQGLTKPDLMIAAGFSYEVVTAHNGCLQMEVTVHGKMAHAAIPTSGVDALQGAVKILNALYAQNTLYQQVTSKVEGITHPYLNVGRIEGGTNTNVVPGKVVFKLDRRMIPEENPVEVEATIRQVIADAAAESIGITVDIKRLLLANSMKPLAGNKPLVDAIQKHGQELFGEPIKAMGTPLYTDVRLYGEAGIPGVIYGAGPRTVLESNAKRSDERVVLEDLRRATKVIARTLSDLLA
- the xdhC gene encoding xanthine dehydrogenase accessory protein XdhC, with the translated sequence MNGMVDQLLARLAREDAVLVRVESTQGSAPREAGTWMAVWAERLTGTIGGGQLEFQATQEARELLHGQRAIDGVQRYPLGPSLGQCCGGVVFLSYRRITAADAPALQRELVAQLEPVALFGGGHVGAALARLLAGLPFSVRWIDSRDGVFPDALPAQIETEHSEPVQDAVAALAPGSRVLIMSFSHAEDLDIVIACLKRLRTHNDLPYIGLIGSRTKWATFSHRLEARGFTPHELARITCPIGVPGITGKEPEVIAVAVAAQLLQSLG
- the puuE gene encoding allantoinase PuuE, whose product is MTVYDTTLPYPRDLVGYGRNPPHAQWPGGARIAVQFVLNYEEGAENATLHGDAGSEQFLSEMFNPASFPDRHISMEGIYEYGSRAGVWRILREFEKRGVPLTVFGVGMALERYPELAAAFKELGHEIACHGWRWIHYQNLDEATEREHMRLGLEAIEKLTGERALGWYTGRDSPRTRRLVADYGGFEYDSDYYGDDLPFWMKVQKTDGTVVPQLIVPYTLDCNDMRFALPQGYSHADPFFQYMKDSFDALYAEGDPQGDNSPKMMSIGMHCRLLGRPGRITALQRFLDHIGQHEDVWVCRRLDIARHWKQVHPFEAAATGDPS
- the uraD gene encoding 2-oxo-4-hydroxy-4-carboxy-5-ureidoimidazoline decarboxylase, giving the protein MSLTLDQLNAATPADALALLDGTYEHSPWIAERALAVRPFRSLAQLKHALVKAVASASADEQLGLIRAHPELAGKAMVSKTLTAESTHEQGRAGLTDCTPEEFAKIQQLNADYNAKFGFPFILAVRGPRGTGLSKREIIDTFERRLHHHPAFELGEALRNIHRIAEIRLDDKFGADVSLGNDVWDWQEALSVHTDPGYAEKGQLTVTYLTDAHRACAAQISGLMRDCGFDSVHIDAVGNVVGRYEGATPDAKALLTGSHYDTVRNGGKYDGRLGIFVAVACVRELARQGRRLPFAFEVVGFAEEEGQRYKATFLGSGALIGHFDPRWLDQKDADGITMREAMQHAGLKQEDIPKIQRDPARYLGFVEVHIEQGPVLTELDIPLGIVTSINGGVRYVGEMIGMASHAGTTPMGRRRDAAAAVAELILFAEQRAAKDGDSVATVGMLEVPSGSINVVPGRCKFSLDIRAPNDPQRDAVVRDVVAALQEIADRRGVRFVIEEAMRAAAAPSAPEWQQRWEKAVESLGVPLFRMPSGAGHDAMKLHEVMPQAMLFVRGINSGISHNPLESSTNDDIQLAVQAFQHLLDNLATEQAH
- a CDS encoding GntR family transcriptional regulator, producing the protein MESSTTRSIVDALTKAIVEHRLQPGTKLAEQKLADHFGVSRTLVRQALFQLSQNKLIRLEPARGAFVATPAVDEARQVFAVRRMLEAEMTREFVRTVTPAKIKALKEHVALEKSAVSGEDISGRTELLGDFHVRMAELMGNQVLAQILGELISRCALITLMYQSTSAAEHSNDEHADIVKALAARDEERAVRLMTEHLEHVEANLTFDRKVPTNDISLALS
- the uraH gene encoding hydroxyisourate hydrolase, whose product is MGLSTHVLDTMHGGPAAGMEVALYTTQGDAATLVKRFTLNSDGRSDAPLYDNHSLKVGTYRLVFDVAAYFKARGVKLPEPNFLNKVSLDFGVAHTDQHYHVPLLVSPWSYSTYRGS